The Carboxydocella sporoproducens DSM 16521 DNA segment CATTATTGCTATGGATATTAAACTGGAATCAGCTACTGGAGCTCCGACCCCCTGGGAAGAGCACCAAAAATTTTTAGAATTAGCGATGAATAAATCCTGTTTTATTAAAGTAGTAGTTAATAGCAGGACGGACAGGCGAGAAATCGGTCAAGTTGCCCAGCTAGGGCCTGAACGTACCATAGCAATTGATATAGTATTACAACCCCAAACTGGTTCAGAATTACCGCCGGCCAATCGATGGATAGAATGGCAAGAAATTTTAAAGCCATTTTATCGGGAGGTAAGAATAATTCCTCAGACTCACAAGATTCTGGGGGTATTATAGAAAGGGTGGAAGTATGGATATCAGAAAAATTGAAACAGCTATGCGAATGATCCTGGAGGCAATAGGGGAGGATCCAGAAAGAGAAGGATTAAGGGATACCCCCAAGAGAGTAGCTCGCATGTACGAAGAGATTTTTCATGGACTGGAAAATGACCCCAGGGAACATTTGCAGGTTTTATTTACTGAAGACCATGATGAAATGGTTTTAGTCAAGGATATACCATTTTATTCCATGTGCGAACATCATTTTTTGCCTTTCTTTGGCAAAGCTCATGTAGCCTATATACCAGCTAAAGGGAAAATAACTGGACTGTCGAAATTAGCCAGGGTTGTCGAAGGGTATGCTAAACGTCCTCAGCTTCAGGAACGTTTGACCAGTCAAATCGCAGATGCTATTATGGAATGCCTTCAGCCCCGGGGCGTCCTGGTAGTTGTGGAAGCAGAGCATATGTGCATGACCATGCGGGGAGTTAAAAAACCTGGCTCATATACAACCACTTCAGCTGTAAGAGGAATTTTTAAAACTAATAATGCTACCCGTGCGGAAGCATTTAGTCTGATTAACAGCAATTAACAAAAGTAAGGAGAAGAGAAAATGAGTGAAATGGAAAAGGATAAACTCATTTTACTGGCAACTAAGACAGTACCTGCTAATCCTGAAATGATCTATATAGTTGATTTTCTTAATAAAAACCTTAAACACAAAAAGGTGATGTTTG contains these protein-coding regions:
- a CDS encoding YpmA family protein produces the protein MSEMEKDKLILLATKTVPANPEMIYIVDFLNKNLKHKKVMFGLTLNKEEKTMTLSIYEV
- the folE gene encoding GTP cyclohydrolase I FolE, whose amino-acid sequence is MDIRKIETAMRMILEAIGEDPEREGLRDTPKRVARMYEEIFHGLENDPREHLQVLFTEDHDEMVLVKDIPFYSMCEHHFLPFFGKAHVAYIPAKGKITGLSKLARVVEGYAKRPQLQERLTSQIADAIMECLQPRGVLVVVEAEHMCMTMRGVKKPGSYTTTSAVRGIFKTNNATRAEAFSLINSN